One Mycobacterium sp. 050128 genomic window carries:
- a CDS encoding M24 family metallopeptidase: MTHSQRRDNLKCQIGASGLDAMLVTDLINVRYLSGFSGSNGALLVFADDREAVLATDGRYRTQAAAQAPDLEVAIERAVGRHLAGRAAQAGVSKLGFESNVVTVDGFDALTNEVGEHGGATELVRAAGVVEALREIKDAGEVALLRLACEAADAALKDLVERGGLRPGRTEREVSRELEALMLDHGADAVSFETIVAAGPNSAIPHHRPTDAVLADGDFVKIDFGALVAGYHSDMTRTFVLGTAADWQLELYQLVAESQRAGREALRPGADLREVDGAARQVIVDAGYGEQFSHGLGHGVGLEIHEAPGIGATSSGTLLAGSVVTVEPGVYLPGRGGVRIEDTLVVAAAGSPTSRQTAELLTRFPKELAILT, translated from the coding sequence GTGACACATTCCCAGCGTCGAGACAATCTAAAATGCCAGATCGGGGCCAGCGGGCTGGACGCGATGCTGGTCACGGACCTGATTAACGTGCGTTATCTGTCAGGTTTCTCCGGATCCAACGGCGCGTTGCTGGTCTTCGCCGACGATCGCGAAGCCGTTTTGGCCACCGATGGCCGTTATCGCACCCAGGCCGCGGCGCAGGCGCCCGACCTCGAGGTCGCCATCGAACGGGCGGTCGGGCGCCACCTGGCGGGGCGGGCTGCGCAGGCGGGCGTGTCCAAGCTGGGCTTCGAAAGCAATGTGGTCACGGTGGACGGCTTCGACGCGCTGACCAACGAGGTCGGCGAGCACGGCGGCGCGACCGAGCTGGTGCGGGCCGCCGGAGTGGTCGAGGCGCTGCGCGAGATCAAGGACGCGGGCGAAGTGGCGCTGCTGCGGCTGGCCTGCGAGGCCGCCGACGCCGCACTGAAAGACCTGGTGGAGCGGGGCGGCTTGCGCCCCGGCCGCACCGAGCGTGAGGTGAGCCGCGAGCTCGAGGCGTTGATGCTCGATCATGGCGCCGACGCGGTCTCGTTCGAGACGATCGTGGCCGCCGGACCGAATTCGGCGATCCCGCACCACCGGCCGACCGACGCGGTCCTCGCCGACGGCGATTTCGTCAAGATCGACTTCGGCGCGCTGGTCGCGGGCTATCACTCCGACATGACCCGCACCTTCGTGCTGGGCACGGCCGCGGACTGGCAGCTGGAGCTCTACCAGCTGGTCGCCGAGTCGCAGCGGGCCGGCCGGGAGGCGCTGCGGCCGGGCGCCGATCTGCGTGAGGTGGACGGTGCCGCGCGTCAGGTGATCGTCGACGCCGGATACGGCGAACAGTTCAGCCACGGCTTGGGGCATGGGGTGGGCCTGGAGATCCACGAAGCACCGGGAATCGGCGCGACCTCGTCGGGGACTTTGCTGGCCGGTTCGGTGGTGACGGTGGAGCCCGGCGTCTACTTGCCGGGCCGCGGCGGCGTCCGCATCGAGGACACCTTGGTCGTCGCCGCGGCCGGCTCACCGACCAGCCGTCAGACCGCGGAGCTGCTGACCCGGTTCCCCAAAGAGCTGGCCATTCTGACGTAG
- the aroQ gene encoding type II 3-dehydroquinate dehydratase, with the protein MTATVNVINGPNLGRLGRREPEVYGDTTHDQLANLIEREAAALGLKAVVRQSDSEAELLDWIHAAADAGEPVILNAGGLTHTSVALRDACAELRSPLIEVHISNVHAREEFRRHSYLSPVATGVIVGLGVEGYLLALRYLAKQG; encoded by the coding sequence GTGACCGCCACAGTCAACGTCATCAACGGCCCCAACCTGGGCCGGCTGGGCCGTCGCGAACCCGAGGTCTACGGCGACACCACGCACGATCAGCTGGCCAACCTCATCGAACGTGAGGCCGCCGCACTTGGGCTCAAAGCCGTTGTGCGGCAAAGCGATAGCGAAGCCGAATTGCTGGACTGGATACACGCGGCCGCCGATGCGGGGGAGCCGGTGATTCTCAATGCCGGTGGCCTGACCCACACCTCGGTGGCATTGCGTGACGCGTGCGCCGAACTGCGGTCGCCACTGATCGAGGTGCACATCTCCAATGTGCATGCGCGCGAAGAGTTTCGGCGTCACTCATATCTCAGCCCGGTGGCGACCGGAGTGATCGTCGGGCTGGGCGTGGAAGGCTACCTGCTGGCGCTGCGCTACCTGGCGAAGCAGGGCTAG
- a CDS encoding antitermination protein NusB: protein MTRLELRVFVASFLAATVVLGAVICAAYGWTIVASVLAIYALGVGAWLYHSIERLIVARRISTVRSAAKPLQPLLPVMAAIMGLTQAVVRSLSDVGDLPARRWELPRRRVVDSEETDR from the coding sequence ATGACCCGCCTGGAACTCCGCGTCTTCGTCGCCTCCTTTCTGGCTGCGACCGTGGTGCTGGGTGCGGTGATCTGTGCGGCGTATGGGTGGACCATCGTTGCCTCGGTGCTCGCGATCTACGCGCTGGGCGTGGGGGCCTGGCTGTATCACTCGATCGAGCGTCTGATCGTCGCCCGCCGCATCAGCACGGTGCGGTCGGCGGCCAAGCCGCTGCAGCCGCTATTGCCGGTGATGGCCGCGATCATGGGGCTCACTCAGGCGGTGGTGCGCTCGCTCAGCGACGTCGGCGATCTGCCGGCGCGACGGTGGGAGTTGCCTCGGCGGCGAGTCGTCGACAGCGAAGAAACCGACCGCTGA
- a CDS encoding ABC transporter substrate-binding protein, producing the protein MKRRATALLSVAAVIIAVVSGCSLESLSASSGVVNVVIGYQSKTINTVTAGTLLRAQGYLERRLADITTRTGTKYAVRWQDYDTGAPITAQMLAEKIDIGSMGDYPMLINGSKTQSNPLAKTEIVSITGYNPKGALNMVVVAPGSSAATLNDLAGSKVSASVGSAGHGTLMRALDRGGIKGVEVLNQQPQIGASALESGQVQGLSQFVAWPGLLVFQGKAKLLYDGAELNLPTLHGVVVRRAYAASHPEVLGAFLQAQLDATDFLNQKPLEAARIVAQASGLPQEVVYLYNGPGGTSFDATLKPSLVEALKNDVPYLKSIGDFAELDVAGFVQDAPLRAVFGARGRNYDGAQAATANPSLLSGDPAQASELWLDGTDSTQTLANPTSLLRAVRDATAHGVTVRAAYVPDAELGTRWFADMAVWVQDGQNYLPFGTPAGAHRYLAAHPGGAIVNYQQALGGSV; encoded by the coding sequence ATGAAACGACGCGCCACTGCGCTGTTGTCGGTCGCGGCCGTGATCATCGCGGTCGTGTCCGGCTGCTCGCTGGAATCACTCTCGGCGTCCTCCGGTGTGGTCAACGTCGTCATCGGCTACCAGTCCAAGACCATCAACACCGTGACCGCGGGGACGCTGCTGCGCGCCCAGGGCTACCTGGAACGCCGGCTCGCCGACATCACCACCCGCACCGGCACCAAATACGCGGTCCGGTGGCAGGATTACGACACCGGTGCCCCGATCACCGCGCAGATGCTGGCCGAGAAGATCGACATCGGCTCGATGGGGGATTACCCCATGCTGATCAACGGATCCAAGACGCAGTCCAATCCGCTGGCGAAGACCGAAATCGTCTCGATCACCGGCTATAACCCCAAGGGCGCGCTGAACATGGTGGTGGTGGCGCCCGGTTCGTCGGCCGCCACGTTGAACGACCTGGCCGGCTCGAAGGTCTCGGCCAGCGTCGGATCGGCCGGGCACGGCACGCTGATGCGGGCCCTGGACAGAGGCGGCATCAAGGGCGTCGAGGTGCTCAACCAGCAGCCGCAGATCGGCGCCTCTGCACTGGAATCGGGTCAGGTACAGGGACTTTCGCAGTTCGTTGCCTGGCCAGGGCTGTTGGTGTTCCAAGGCAAGGCCAAACTGCTGTACGACGGCGCCGAGCTGAACCTGCCCACCCTGCACGGCGTGGTGGTCCGCCGCGCGTATGCGGCGTCGCATCCGGAGGTGCTGGGCGCGTTCCTGCAAGCGCAACTGGACGCCACCGACTTCCTCAACCAGAAGCCGCTGGAGGCGGCCCGCATCGTCGCCCAGGCCAGCGGGCTGCCGCAGGAAGTGGTGTACCTCTACAACGGCCCCGGCGGCACGTCATTCGATGCCACGCTGAAACCTTCGCTGGTCGAAGCGCTGAAAAACGATGTGCCGTACCTGAAGTCGATCGGCGACTTCGCCGAACTCGACGTGGCGGGCTTCGTCCAGGACGCGCCGCTGCGCGCCGTGTTCGGCGCCCGCGGCCGCAACTACGACGGCGCCCAGGCCGCGACCGCCAACCCGTCGCTGCTCAGTGGAGACCCCGCGCAGGCCAGCGAACTCTGGCTGGACGGAACGGATTCCACGCAGACGCTGGCCAATCCGACCAGCCTGCTGCGGGCGGTGCGGGACGCGACCGCCCACGGGGTCACGGTCCGTGCCGCCTATGTCCCCGACGCCGAGCTGGGCACCCGATGGTTCGCCGACATGGCGGTCTGGGTGCAAGACGGCCAGAACTACCTGCCGTTTGGAACCCCGGCCGGTGCGCATCGCTATCTCGCCGCCCATCCCGGCGGCGCCATCGTGAACTACCAACAGGCCCTTGGAGGTTCGGTATGA
- a CDS encoding aminotransferase class I/II-fold pyridoxal phosphate-dependent enzyme, whose protein sequence is MNPYGAYTRRLRVSALAAVANPSYTRIDTWNLLDDACRHLAEVDLAGLDKTHEVAKVRRLMDRLGAYERYWLFPGADNLATYRAHLDGLSTVRLAEEVSLAVRLLSEYGDRTALFDTSAPLADQELVAQAKQQQFYTVLLADDSPNTGPDCLAEALRALRCPSDDVQFELLVVPSVEDAITAVALNGEIQAAIIRHDVALRSRDRVPLMNTLLGVADDAVGRDSGSDCIECGDWIRELRPHIDLYLLTDESIAAGNDQEHDVYDRTFYRLNDVTDLYSTVLAGLRNRFATPFFDALRAYADSPVGQFHALPIARGASIFNSRSLQDMGEFYGRNIFMAETSTTSGGLDSLLDPHGNIKKAMDKAAKTWHSNQTYFVTNGTSTANKIVVQSLTRPGDIVLIDRNCHKSHHYGLVLAGAYPLYLDAYPLPQFAIYGAVSLQTIKKALLDLEAAGQLDKVRMLLVTNCIFDGVVYNPLRVMEEVLAIKPDICFLWDEAWYAFATAVPWARQRTAMVSAERLEQMLDSPEYAAEYRNWAASMEGIPRSEWVNHRLLPDPGKARVRVYATHSTHKSLSAFRQASMIHVRDRDFNSRARDSFGEAFLTHTSTSPNQQLLASLDLARRQVDIEGFQLVRQTYDMALVFRHRVRKDRLISKWFRILDEADLVPEEFRASAVSSYREVRQGALAEWNEAWRSDQFVLDPTRVTLFLGNTGMNGYDFREKILMDRFGIQINKTSINSVLLIFTIGVTWSSVHHLLDVLRRVATDLDRERELASVADWTLHKRRVEEITEDLPHLPDFSEFDIAFRPVDACAFGDMRAAFYAGYEESDREYVQIGSAGRRIAEGRKLVSTTFVVPYPPGFPVLVPGQVVSKEILYFLAQLDVKEIHGYNPDLGLSVFTAEALDRLEAQRSAATAAVGTAYPSFELPPDASVLNGGRNGDRVQRALTEDV, encoded by the coding sequence ATGAATCCCTACGGTGCCTACACGCGACGGCTGCGGGTCTCCGCGCTGGCGGCAGTGGCCAATCCGTCGTATACCCGCATCGACACCTGGAACCTGCTCGACGACGCATGCCGTCACCTCGCCGAGGTCGACCTGGCCGGGCTGGACAAGACGCACGAAGTGGCGAAGGTCAGGCGGCTGATGGACCGGCTCGGCGCCTACGAGCGGTACTGGCTGTTTCCCGGGGCCGACAACCTGGCGACTTACCGCGCTCACCTCGACGGCCTGTCCACGGTGCGGCTGGCCGAGGAGGTGTCGCTGGCGGTACGTCTGCTCAGCGAATACGGCGACCGCACAGCGCTTTTCGACACTTCCGCCCCGCTGGCCGACCAGGAGTTGGTGGCCCAGGCCAAGCAGCAGCAGTTCTACACCGTATTGCTCGCCGACGACTCGCCGAATACCGGACCCGACTGCCTGGCCGAGGCCTTGCGGGCGCTGCGCTGCCCGTCCGATGACGTGCAGTTCGAACTGCTGGTGGTGCCCAGCGTCGAGGACGCCATCACCGCCGTCGCGTTGAACGGCGAGATTCAGGCCGCGATCATCCGTCACGACGTGGCATTGCGTTCGCGTGACCGGGTGCCGTTGATGAACACCCTGCTGGGCGTCGCCGACGATGCGGTCGGACGCGACAGCGGCAGCGACTGCATCGAATGCGGCGACTGGATCCGTGAATTGCGGCCGCACATCGACCTTTATCTGCTCACCGACGAGTCGATCGCGGCCGGCAACGACCAGGAACACGACGTCTACGACCGCACGTTCTACCGGCTCAACGACGTCACCGATCTGTACAGCACGGTGCTGGCCGGTCTCCGAAATCGTTTCGCCACACCGTTTTTCGATGCGCTGCGGGCGTACGCGGATTCGCCGGTCGGACAGTTCCACGCGCTGCCCATCGCGAGGGGCGCCAGCATCTTCAACTCCCGGTCCCTGCAGGACATGGGGGAGTTCTACGGCCGCAACATCTTCATGGCCGAGACCTCGACCACGTCGGGCGGCCTGGACTCGCTGCTGGACCCGCACGGCAACATCAAGAAGGCGATGGACAAGGCCGCCAAGACGTGGCATTCCAATCAGACGTACTTCGTCACCAACGGCACGTCGACGGCGAACAAGATCGTCGTGCAATCGCTGACCCGGCCGGGCGACATCGTGCTGATCGACCGCAACTGCCACAAGTCGCACCACTACGGTCTGGTGCTGGCCGGCGCCTACCCGCTGTACCTGGACGCGTATCCGTTGCCGCAGTTCGCAATCTACGGGGCGGTCTCGCTGCAGACCATCAAGAAGGCACTGCTGGACCTGGAGGCGGCGGGTCAGCTCGACAAGGTGCGGATGCTGTTGGTGACCAACTGCATCTTCGACGGCGTCGTCTACAACCCGCTGCGGGTGATGGAAGAAGTGCTGGCGATCAAGCCGGACATCTGCTTCCTGTGGGACGAGGCGTGGTACGCCTTCGCCACCGCCGTTCCGTGGGCCCGGCAACGCACCGCGATGGTGTCGGCGGAGCGGCTGGAGCAGATGCTGGATTCACCGGAATACGCGGCGGAATACCGTAATTGGGCCGCTTCGATGGAGGGGATCCCCCGGTCGGAGTGGGTCAACCACCGACTGCTGCCCGACCCCGGCAAGGCGCGGGTGCGGGTGTACGCGACGCACTCCACCCACAAGTCGCTGTCCGCGTTCCGGCAGGCGTCGATGATCCACGTGCGCGACCGCGACTTCAATTCGCGCGCCCGCGACTCGTTCGGTGAGGCGTTCTTGACGCACACCTCGACGTCGCCGAACCAGCAACTGCTGGCCTCGCTGGACCTGGCGCGCCGGCAGGTCGACATCGAGGGATTCCAGTTGGTCCGGCAGACCTACGACATGGCACTGGTGTTCCGGCACCGCGTCCGTAAGGACCGGTTGATCAGCAAGTGGTTCCGCATCCTCGACGAAGCCGACCTGGTGCCCGAGGAGTTCCGGGCGTCGGCGGTCAGTTCGTATCGCGAAGTCCGGCAGGGCGCGCTGGCCGAGTGGAACGAAGCCTGGCGGTCGGATCAGTTCGTGCTGGACCCGACGCGCGTCACCCTGTTCCTCGGCAACACCGGGATGAACGGGTACGACTTCCGCGAGAAGATCCTGATGGACCGGTTCGGGATCCAGATCAACAAGACGTCGATCAACAGCGTGCTGCTGATCTTCACGATCGGTGTCACCTGGTCGAGCGTGCATCACCTGCTCGACGTGCTGCGCCGGGTCGCCACCGACCTCGATCGGGAGCGGGAATTGGCCAGTGTGGCCGACTGGACGCTGCACAAGCGCCGCGTCGAGGAGATCACCGAGGATCTGCCGCACCTGCCCGACTTCAGCGAATTCGATATCGCGTTCCGCCCGGTGGACGCCTGTGCGTTCGGTGACATGCGCGCGGCGTTCTACGCCGGCTACGAGGAGTCCGACCGCGAGTACGTGCAGATCGGCAGCGCCGGTCGGCGGATCGCCGAGGGCCGCAAGTTGGTGTCCACCACGTTCGTGGTGCCCTACCCGCCCGGTTTTCCCGTGCTGGTCCCGGGGCAGGTCGTCTCGAAGGAGATCCTGTATTTCCTGGCGCAGCTCGACGTGAAGGAGATCCACGGCTACAACCCGGATCTCGGGTTGTCGGTGTTCACCGCGGAGGCACTGGACCGCCTGGAGGCCCAGCGCAGCGCGGCGACCGCCGCGGTCGGCACCGCGTACCCGTCGTTCGAACTGCCCCCGGATGCGTCCGTCCTGAACGGGGGGCGCAACGGCGACCGCGTCCAGCGGGCCCTCACCGAAGACGTCTGA
- a CDS encoding GntR family transcriptional regulator: MAEAIPIRGPRADRARRVADVLRQQIHAAAYPDGLPAESELAAEFTVSRNTIREALGILKHEGLIDRGPKVGTYVAQRKYDHRIDALLGLKETFKHIGEVRNEVRAAMLVVAPPAVASRLQLEPGQQAVFIERLRYLGDLPLSLDLTYLTPDIGTQILDHPVEYPLEKQDVFALIEQVSGGRLGSASLALEAIPADAHSAATLQVPDGSALLMLERLTSLADGRPVDLEYIRMRGDRITMRGHLIRSKP, from the coding sequence GTGGCCGAGGCGATACCCATTCGCGGACCCCGGGCCGACCGTGCTCGCCGGGTCGCAGACGTGCTGCGCCAGCAGATTCACGCCGCGGCCTACCCGGACGGTCTGCCCGCCGAAAGCGAACTGGCAGCCGAATTCACCGTGTCCCGCAACACTATCCGCGAGGCGCTGGGCATCCTCAAGCACGAGGGCCTGATCGACCGCGGACCCAAGGTCGGCACCTACGTCGCCCAACGCAAGTACGACCACCGGATCGACGCACTGCTCGGGCTGAAGGAAACCTTCAAGCACATCGGCGAAGTCCGCAACGAAGTGCGTGCCGCCATGCTGGTGGTGGCTCCGCCGGCGGTGGCCAGCCGGCTACAACTCGAGCCCGGCCAGCAGGCGGTGTTCATCGAGCGGCTGCGCTACCTCGGCGACCTGCCGCTGAGCCTCGACCTGACCTATCTGACCCCGGATATCGGAACGCAGATCCTGGATCACCCTGTGGAATACCCCCTCGAAAAACAAGACGTCTTCGCGCTGATCGAGCAGGTGAGCGGGGGCCGGCTGGGCTCGGCATCGCTGGCCCTGGAGGCGATCCCGGCCGATGCCCATTCGGCGGCCACCCTGCAGGTGCCCGACGGCTCGGCGCTGTTGATGCTCGAGCGTCTCACCAGCCTGGCCGACGGCAGGCCCGTCGACCTCGAGTACATCCGGATGCGCGGCGATCGAATCACGATGCGCGGCCACCTAATTAGGAGTAAGCCATGA
- a CDS encoding B-4DMT family transporter, with protein sequence MRNWMLRGLAFAGLMVVVRLFQGAIINAWQTQAALVSVVLLLLFIIAVSVWGVMDGRADAKAHADPDRREDLAMTWLLAGLFAGIVSGAVSWLIALFYKGLYTGGLINEVTTFAAFTALCVFLPGIIGVAVGRWRIDRNPPADRGTGADEERADTDVFTAAGADEAPTGEVPVQHPGAQAQTSAVATAEREAPTETIPTRADDAKTETIPTRADDTKTETIPTRADDTKTEVIRTESDPKHASPESEWPSSQWGKKD encoded by the coding sequence ATGAGGAACTGGATGCTGCGTGGATTGGCGTTCGCTGGGCTGATGGTTGTCGTCCGGTTGTTTCAGGGGGCGATCATCAATGCGTGGCAGACGCAGGCCGCGCTGGTAAGTGTCGTACTACTTCTTCTGTTCATCATCGCCGTGAGCGTGTGGGGGGTGATGGACGGCCGGGCCGACGCGAAAGCCCACGCGGATCCGGATCGCCGCGAGGATCTGGCGATGACCTGGCTACTGGCCGGCCTGTTCGCCGGGATTGTGAGCGGGGCCGTCTCTTGGCTCATCGCGCTGTTCTACAAGGGCCTCTACACCGGGGGGCTGATCAACGAGGTGACGACGTTCGCGGCGTTCACCGCGCTGTGCGTCTTCTTACCCGGCATCATCGGCGTGGCCGTCGGCCGCTGGCGGATCGACCGCAATCCCCCTGCCGACCGCGGCACCGGAGCGGACGAGGAGCGGGCTGACACCGACGTGTTCACCGCCGCCGGCGCCGACGAGGCGCCGACCGGTGAGGTCCCCGTGCAGCACCCGGGAGCCCAGGCCCAGACGTCGGCGGTGGCCACCGCCGAGCGGGAGGCGCCCACCGAGACGATCCCGACCCGCGCGGATGACGCCAAAACCGAGACGATTCCGACCCGCGCGGACGACACCAAAACCGAGACGATCCCGACCCGCGCGGACGACACCAAAACCGAGGTGATCCGCACCGAGTCCGACCCGAAACACGCGAGCCCGGAATCCGAATGGCCGAGTTCGCAGTGGGGGAAGAAGGACTAG
- a CDS encoding 4Fe-4S dicluster domain-containing protein: MTLVNNNRVDVPVTIDESLCIDGCTLCVDVCPLDALAINPDTGKAYMHVDECWYCGPCAARCPTGAVTVNMPYLLR; this comes from the coding sequence ATGACGTTGGTCAACAACAACCGAGTCGACGTGCCGGTCACGATCGACGAGTCGCTGTGTATCGACGGCTGTACGCTGTGCGTCGACGTCTGTCCGCTCGACGCGCTGGCCATCAACCCCGACACCGGCAAGGCGTACATGCACGTCGACGAATGCTGGTACTGCGGCCCGTGCGCCGCCCGCTGTCCGACCGGTGCCGTCACGGTCAATATGCCGTATCTACTTCGCTGA
- the efp gene encoding elongation factor P yields MASTADFKNGLVLVIDGQLWQITEFQHVKPGKGPAFVRTKLKNVLSGKVVDKTYNAGVKVDTATVDRRDATYLYRDGSDFVFMDSQDYEQHPLPESLVGDAARFLLEGLPVQVAFHNGAPLYLELPVSVELVVTHTEPGLQGDRSSAGTKPATVETGAELQVPLFINTGDKLKVDSRDGSYLGRVNA; encoded by the coding sequence GTGGCATCGACTGCCGACTTCAAGAACGGACTGGTGCTGGTGATCGACGGCCAGCTGTGGCAGATCACCGAGTTTCAGCACGTCAAGCCGGGCAAAGGCCCGGCCTTCGTACGCACCAAGCTGAAGAATGTGCTCTCGGGCAAGGTCGTTGACAAGACCTACAACGCCGGCGTGAAGGTGGACACCGCCACCGTCGACCGCCGCGACGCCACCTACCTGTACCGCGACGGCTCGGACTTCGTGTTCATGGACAGCCAGGACTACGAACAGCACCCGCTGCCGGAATCGCTGGTCGGCGACGCCGCCCGGTTCCTGCTGGAGGGCCTGCCGGTGCAGGTGGCCTTCCACAACGGCGCACCGCTGTACCTGGAGCTGCCGGTGTCGGTCGAACTCGTGGTCACCCACACCGAGCCGGGCCTGCAGGGCGACCGGTCCAGCGCCGGTACCAAGCCCGCGACCGTGGAGACCGGTGCGGAACTCCAGGTGCCGCTGTTCATCAACACCGGCGACAAGCTCAAGGTGGATTCGCGCGACGGTAGCTACCTGGGTCGGGTCAACGCCTGA
- a CDS encoding ABC transporter permease yields the protein MTAFLTGDPAAPVTGHLVDAVPAPGTPRRVPSPWQWRLLRLASVAAAIGLWQVLTADKVRLLLRFDTLPTVTEIVHALERRLGTYEYWLDLAQSLIRILTGFGLAAVIGVATGVLLGRSRLFANTFGPLAELARPIPAIAMVPVAILLFPTDEAGIVFITFLAAYFPIMVSTRHAVRALPTLWEDSVRTLGGNRWDVLKQVVLPGILPGVFGGLSVGMGVAWICVISAEMISGRLGIGYRTWQDYTVLAYPQVFVGIITIGVLGFATAAAVEVVGRRVTSWLPRAQEESRR from the coding sequence ATGACTGCTTTCCTGACCGGCGATCCGGCAGCCCCGGTCACCGGCCACCTCGTCGACGCGGTCCCGGCGCCCGGCACACCGCGGCGAGTCCCCTCGCCTTGGCAGTGGCGGCTGCTGCGGCTCGCCTCGGTCGCCGCCGCGATCGGCCTGTGGCAGGTGCTCACCGCCGACAAGGTGCGGCTGCTGCTGCGATTCGACACGCTGCCCACCGTCACCGAAATCGTTCACGCGCTGGAGCGCCGGCTCGGAACCTACGAGTATTGGCTTGACCTGGCGCAGTCGTTGATTCGCATTCTCACCGGCTTCGGGCTGGCCGCGGTGATTGGGGTCGCGACGGGCGTGCTGCTGGGCCGTTCCCGGTTGTTCGCCAACACCTTTGGTCCACTCGCCGAGTTGGCCAGGCCCATCCCGGCGATCGCGATGGTTCCGGTCGCGATCCTGCTCTTCCCGACCGACGAGGCGGGCATCGTGTTCATCACCTTCCTGGCGGCCTACTTCCCGATCATGGTCAGCACCCGGCACGCGGTCCGGGCGCTGCCCACGCTGTGGGAAGACTCGGTGCGCACCCTCGGTGGCAACCGGTGGGACGTGCTGAAACAGGTAGTGTTGCCGGGCATCCTGCCGGGTGTGTTCGGTGGCTTGTCGGTCGGCATGGGGGTGGCGTGGATCTGCGTGATCTCCGCCGAGATGATCTCGGGTCGCCTCGGCATCGGCTATCGCACCTGGCAGGACTACACCGTGCTGGCCTACCCGCAGGTCTTCGTCGGGATCATCACGATCGGCGTGCTCGGATTCGCGACAGCGGCGGCCGTCGAAGTCGTCGGCCGCCGGGTCACTAGCTGGCTGCCGCGCGCACAGGAGGAGAGCAGGCGATGA
- the nusB gene encoding transcription antitermination factor NusB: MPDAKSARPSKGRHHARKRAVDLLFEAEARGLSPVEVADVRIALAETNPDVKALHPYTVAVAHGVRDQFAHIDDLISTHLQGWTLDRLPAVDRAILRVAVWELLYADDVPEPVAVDEAVQLAKELSTDDSPGFVNGVLGQVMLVTPQIRAAAEAVRGAAAAAAATTPETPEPPS; this comes from the coding sequence ATGCCGGACGCGAAATCGGCGAGGCCCAGCAAAGGACGCCACCATGCGCGTAAGCGCGCGGTGGACCTGCTGTTCGAAGCCGAGGCTCGCGGCCTGAGCCCGGTCGAGGTGGCCGACGTGCGGATCGCGCTGGCGGAAACCAACCCCGACGTCAAGGCACTGCACCCGTATACCGTCGCGGTGGCGCACGGCGTCCGCGACCAGTTCGCCCACATCGACGACCTGATCAGCACCCACCTGCAGGGCTGGACGCTGGACCGGCTGCCCGCGGTCGACCGCGCGATCCTGCGAGTTGCGGTGTGGGAACTGCTTTATGCCGATGACGTGCCGGAGCCCGTCGCGGTCGACGAGGCCGTGCAGCTGGCCAAGGAACTGTCCACCGACGACTCACCGGGCTTCGTCAACGGCGTCCTGGGCCAGGTCATGCTGGTGACGCCGCAGATCCGGGCCGCCGCCGAGGCTGTGCGAGGAGCCGCCGCAGCGGCTGCGGCCACCACACCGGAGACCCCCGAACCGCCGTCATGA